A window of Argopecten irradians isolate NY chromosome 14, Ai_NY, whole genome shotgun sequence contains these coding sequences:
- the LOC138308174 gene encoding uncharacterized protein, producing the protein MKPLTRWRTVHWVTPVVVSSLIFLTLTMVLVLNNREADHESPASQTFWCHVIDFHNITFHRNIVIQCFLKSTMVNQTLHLRFSAMNSEMETEIEIFNLTTNSTIYKRMWNINICERGNYVTLTRRPVTCAGSEKYKVDIRFGIERQVIDIEVKNIVPESSISLSRDMDDFGGNISYGVTCSVRSGCHPIHVILLGSHGNNVPPLYDVNLTCISLYNREEGWTMECSGVVMEITFKSISRLICRPFPSYSSTESFIPTNSLIMSGHPRDCNSSTIGMVFLDHWSCRVYHQCATGSVMMSHTCTKDMYFDSRTCRCQNMDENAECYQNSKRHNRSAAALCLPQSITKSKNISHRLV; encoded by the exons ATGAAGCCTCtaacaagatggcggactgTACACTGGGTGACCCCAGTAGTGGTGTCATCCCTAATATTCCTGACCTTAACGATGGTTCTAGTACTCAACAATAGAGAGGCCGACCACGAGTCTCCAGCAA GCCAAACATTTTGGTGTCACGTGATAGACTTTCACAATATAACCTTTCACAGAAACATCGTAATACAGTGTTTCTTAAAATCAACCATGGTAAACCAGACTTTACATTTACGATTCTCAGCTATGAATTCCGAAATGGAAACAGAAATAGAAATATTCAACTTAACAACAAATTCTACCATTTATAAGAGAATGTGGAATATCAACATTTGTGAGCGTGGAAACTATGTGACCTTGACTCGACGACCAGTTACGTGTGCTGGATCCGAAAAGTATAAAGTGGACATCAGATTTGGCATTGAAAGACAGGTTATCGATATTGAAGTCAAAA ATATTGTTCCTGAATCGTCTATTTCTTTATCACGTGATATGGATGATTTTGGCGGGAATATTTCCTACGGAGTCACGTGTTCTGTGCGATCTGGTTGTCATCCGATTCATGTTATACTGTTAGGTAGCCATGGCAACAACGTTCCGCCACTTTATGACGTAAATCTCACCTGCATTTCACTATATAACAGAGAGGAGGGGTGGACGATGGAATGTTCCGGTGTAGTCATGGAAATTACATTTAAATCCATATCAAGGCTCATATGTCGGCCCTTTCCGTCATATTCCTCGACGGAGTCATTCATTCCTACAAACAGTTTGATCATGTCAG GGCATCCACGTGATTGCAACAGTTCAACAATTGGGATGGTGTTTCTGGATCACTGGAGCTGCAGGGTTTACCATCAGTGTGCCACGGGGTCCGTGATGatgtcacatacatgtacaaaagaCATGTATTTTGATTCACGGACTTGTAGATgtcaaaatatggatgaaaatgCTGAATGTTATCAAAATAGTAAAAGACACAATCGTTCTGCAGCTGCATTGTGCCTCCCGCAAAGCATTACGAAGTCGAAAAATATCTCTCATAGATTGGTGTGA